In a genomic window of Deinococcus aquiradiocola:
- the fni gene encoding type 2 isopentenyl-diphosphate Delta-isomerase: MTPEASAPITAVPSDTAALDLPGRKLRHIEACLLPESQYQGVTTGLEGVPWPYRALPERDLNAVDLRVSFLGRALSAPVMIGAMTGGAERAAVINRNLAVAAQRLGLGMMLGSQRVMLERPEARASFQVRDVAPDILLIGNLGAAQLLKGYGAAQLDEAARLVGADALAIHVNPLQEAMQSGGDTDWRGVLARLQEVVPQARVPLMLKEVGHGLGADVARAVRGMGFAAIDVAGAGGTSWARVEQLAERGVVSSPDLCELGLPTATALREVRGVLPDVPLVASGGIRTGLDAARALRLGADVVAVARPLLAPALESADAAEAWLRNFVWELRVALFVGGFGDVRSVQTGLPLA, translated from the coding sequence GTGACTCCCGAAGCGTCCGCCCCGATCACCGCCGTCCCGTCCGACACCGCCGCGCTGGACCTGCCGGGCCGGAAGCTGAGGCACATCGAGGCGTGCCTGCTGCCCGAGTCGCAGTACCAGGGCGTCACGACGGGCCTGGAGGGCGTGCCGTGGCCGTACCGGGCGCTGCCGGAACGCGACCTGAACGCGGTGGACCTGCGCGTGTCGTTCCTGGGGCGGGCCCTGTCGGCGCCCGTAATGATCGGCGCGATGACGGGCGGCGCGGAGCGGGCGGCCGTCATCAACCGGAATCTCGCGGTGGCGGCGCAGCGGCTGGGGCTGGGCATGATGCTCGGCAGTCAGCGCGTCATGCTGGAGCGCCCCGAGGCCCGCGCGAGCTTTCAGGTGCGGGACGTCGCGCCGGACATCCTGCTGATCGGCAACCTGGGCGCGGCGCAGCTGCTCAAGGGGTACGGGGCGGCGCAGCTGGACGAGGCGGCGCGGCTGGTGGGCGCGGACGCGCTCGCCATTCACGTGAATCCGCTGCAGGAGGCGATGCAGTCGGGCGGCGACACGGACTGGCGCGGGGTGCTCGCGCGCCTGCAGGAGGTCGTGCCGCAGGCGCGCGTGCCGCTGATGCTGAAGGAGGTGGGGCACGGGCTGGGCGCGGACGTGGCGCGCGCCGTGCGCGGCATGGGCTTCGCGGCCATCGACGTGGCGGGCGCGGGCGGCACGAGCTGGGCGCGGGTGGAGCAGCTGGCCGAGCGGGGCGTGGTGAGCAGCCCCGACCTGTGCGAGCTGGGCCTGCCGACGGCGACGGCGCTGCGGGAAGTGCGGGGCGTGCTGCCGGACGTGCCGCTCGTCGCGTCGGGCGGCATCCGGACGGGCCTGGACGCCGCGCGCGCCCTGCGGCTCGGGGCGGACGTGGTGGCGGTGGCGCGCCCGCTGCTCGCCCCGGCGCTGGAGAGCGCGGACGCGGCAGAGGCGTGGCTGAGGAACTTCGTGTGGGAGCTGCGGGTCGCGCTGTTCGTGGGCGGGTTCGGGGACGTGCGGTCCGTGCAGACGGGCCTGCCGCTGGCCTGA
- a CDS encoding phosphotransferase: MTTPAPGQPSAAHPGPGEPAPVSSEVLAVVTHPDAPLVLTLDGHLPRVILPHGVHDGQGVAAAFTERLGLPLELLRRLEHRALPDRDGVRQRHAVWNLHAPHPGAGAWTAPGDLHAAEQPWAQAALAPAPPARPRWQRPGGLAELTAWLDEELHAQDRPRTGEPQVLRHTQISFLARVPTRTGPLYLKAVPDFFALEVPVTCRLSRRVPGAAAGVLAANRVLGTLLLQDAGDPLPTGATGWNTRTPAAPWSVQDSAALMRHLARVQRDSLPHLPDLRALGVPDHGPAHLRSRLHRLHDETLWRSGQPGGLSAEDAERLRAALPLVEGALVRLERSPVPPALGHGDLHDGNVLTRGGAFTVIDWSDASVTHPFLDVNPAYLVPADHADAAGEAYLAEWTDLAPPGDLRALLRDAVLAGEAYRALGYLDGILPGVEDPSEWVGALQFHLRALARHGGPVT, from the coding sequence ATGACCACCCCCGCACCCGGTCAACCCAGCGCCGCACACCCCGGCCCCGGCGAACCCGCTCCGGTGAGCAGCGAGGTGCTGGCCGTCGTGACGCACCCGGACGCGCCGCTCGTCCTGACGCTGGACGGGCACCTCCCGCGCGTCATCCTGCCGCACGGCGTCCACGACGGGCAGGGTGTCGCCGCCGCGTTCACGGAGAGGCTCGGCCTGCCGCTGGAGCTGCTGCGGCGCCTGGAGCACCGCGCCCTGCCGGACCGGGACGGCGTGCGGCAGCGGCACGCCGTGTGGAACCTGCATGCCCCGCACCCCGGCGCCGGGGCGTGGACCGCGCCCGGCGACTTGCACGCCGCCGAGCAGCCTTGGGCGCAGGCCGCACTGGCGCCCGCACCGCCCGCCCGGCCCCGCTGGCAGCGCCCCGGCGGCCTCGCTGAACTGACCGCCTGGCTGGACGAGGAACTGCACGCGCAGGACCGCCCCCGCACCGGCGAACCGCAGGTGCTGCGCCACACGCAGATCAGTTTCCTCGCGCGCGTCCCCACCCGCACCGGACCGCTGTACCTGAAGGCCGTGCCGGACTTCTTCGCGCTGGAGGTGCCGGTCACGTGCCGCCTGTCGCGCCGTGTACCGGGCGCCGCGGCGGGCGTCCTCGCCGCGAACCGCGTCCTGGGGACGCTGCTCCTGCAGGACGCGGGCGACCCCCTCCCGACCGGCGCGACCGGCTGGAACACCCGGACGCCCGCCGCGCCCTGGAGCGTGCAGGACAGCGCGGCACTCATGCGGCACCTCGCCCGCGTGCAGCGGGACAGCCTCCCGCACCTGCCGGACCTGCGCGCCCTGGGCGTACCGGACCATGGCCCCGCCCACCTGCGGTCGCGCCTGCACCGCCTGCACGACGAGACGCTGTGGCGCTCAGGCCAGCCGGGCGGCCTGAGCGCCGAGGACGCCGAACGGCTGCGCGCCGCGCTGCCCCTCGTGGAGGGCGCCCTGGTCCGCCTGGAGCGCTCACCCGTCCCGCCCGCGCTGGGGCACGGCGACCTGCACGACGGCAACGTCCTCACGCGGGGCGGGGCGTTCACGGTCATCGACTGGTCCGACGCGAGCGTCACGCACCCCTTTCTGGACGTGAACCCCGCGTACCTCGTCCCGGCCGATCACGCGGACGCTGCGGGCGAAGCGTACCTGGCCGAGTGGACCGACCTCGCGCCTCCCGGCGACCTGCGCGCCCTCCTGCGGGACGCCGTCCTGGCCGGAGAGGCGTACCGGGCGCTCGGGTACCTGGACGGCATCCTGCCCGGCGTGGAGGACCCGTCCGAGTGGGTGGGCGCGCTGCAGTTCCACCTGCGCGCCCTCGCCCGGCACGGCGGCCCCGTCACGTAA
- a CDS encoding DNA glycosylase AlkZ-like family protein, translating to MTPAAPTPATLRAYAAARTLWREQTLQAALDRLGFLQADPIRAPARAQDLQLMQRVRAYRAGDLERRYATLDIEEDSLPNYGFVTPEVHRLLHPRAARPARIEHDAPGLSERVLAHVREHGPTHPRRVAEALGRTRVGNAWGGASSATTRALEALHHAGHLRVTHREQGVKVYGPARTHAQPPLDTQARAEGIVRLIVNLYAPLPRQSLTYLLGLCSYGAPGMAADLRAALTRLQDGWLASASVNGLTYLWPAHESPDRDAPGGARLLTPFDPLVWDRRRFEHLHGWTYRFEAYTPPARRTFGYYALPLLVSGRAVGWANLTLRDGALHSDVQLTPGTRRTALLDRAVNAELGRYRTFLGLPGTPPPEAPPAEAS from the coding sequence ATGACGCCCGCCGCGCCCACGCCCGCCACCCTCCGCGCCTACGCGGCCGCCCGCACCCTCTGGCGCGAACAGACTCTGCAGGCCGCCCTCGACAGGCTCGGCTTCCTGCAGGCCGATCCCATCCGCGCCCCCGCCCGCGCGCAGGACCTGCAGCTCATGCAGCGCGTCCGCGCGTACCGCGCAGGCGACCTCGAACGCCGCTACGCCACCCTCGACATCGAGGAGGACAGCCTCCCCAACTACGGCTTCGTCACGCCCGAAGTGCACCGCCTGCTGCACCCGCGCGCCGCCCGCCCCGCCCGCATCGAGCACGACGCGCCCGGCCTGAGTGAACGCGTGCTCGCGCACGTCCGGGAACACGGCCCCACCCACCCCCGCCGGGTCGCCGAAGCGCTGGGCCGCACCCGCGTCGGCAACGCCTGGGGCGGCGCGTCGAGCGCCACCACCCGCGCCCTCGAAGCGCTCCACCACGCCGGGCACCTGCGCGTCACGCACCGCGAGCAGGGCGTCAAGGTCTACGGCCCCGCACGCACGCACGCCCAGCCGCCGCTGGACACGCAGGCCCGCGCCGAGGGCATCGTGCGGCTCATCGTGAACCTGTACGCGCCCCTCCCGCGCCAGAGCCTCACGTACCTGCTCGGCCTGTGCAGCTACGGCGCGCCCGGCATGGCCGCCGACCTGCGCGCCGCCCTGACGCGCCTGCAGGACGGTTGGCTCGCCAGCGCCAGCGTGAACGGCCTCACGTACCTGTGGCCCGCGCACGAGTCGCCGGACCGCGACGCGCCTGGCGGGGCCCGCCTGCTCACGCCCTTCGACCCGCTCGTGTGGGACCGCAGGCGCTTCGAGCACCTGCACGGCTGGACGTACCGCTTCGAGGCGTACACGCCGCCCGCCAGGCGCACCTTCGGGTACTACGCCCTGCCGCTCCTCGTGTCGGGCCGCGCCGTCGGCTGGGCGAACCTGACCCTCCGGGACGGCGCACTGCACAGCGACGTGCAGCTCACGCCCGGCACGCGCCGCACCGCGCTGCTGGACCGCGCCGTGAACGCCGAACTCGGCCGCTACCGCACCTTCCTCGGCCTGCCCGGCACGCCGCCCCCCGAAGCGCCACCAGCCGAAGCGTCCTGA
- the xpt gene encoding xanthine phosphoribosyltransferase, with amino-acid sequence MQSLVNAIREHGIILPGGILKVDGLVNHQLLPAVTRDMGQQFAAYFRPLAPTKILTIEVSGIAPAIVTAIELNVPMVYARKKRPITMKDPAFHAQSVSRTKGGVVDLFVSGEYLGPGDRVVVIDDFLASGGTLLALNGMIEQSGATLLGLGCVIEKQFEGGREKLAHLGVPIHTLANIVRMNEQEGVIVESGR; translated from the coding sequence GTGCAGAGCTTAGTCAACGCGATCCGGGAACACGGCATCATCCTGCCGGGCGGCATTCTGAAGGTGGACGGCCTGGTGAACCACCAGCTGCTGCCCGCCGTCACCCGGGACATGGGGCAGCAGTTCGCGGCGTACTTCCGTCCGCTGGCCCCCACCAAGATCCTGACCATCGAGGTGAGCGGCATCGCGCCCGCCATCGTGACGGCCATCGAACTGAACGTCCCGATGGTGTACGCCCGCAAGAAGCGCCCCATCACCATGAAGGACCCCGCCTTCCACGCGCAGAGCGTGAGCCGCACCAAGGGCGGCGTGGTGGACCTGTTCGTGTCCGGCGAGTACCTCGGGCCGGGCGACCGGGTGGTCGTGATCGACGACTTCCTCGCGAGCGGCGGGACGCTGCTGGCCCTGAACGGCATGATCGAGCAGAGCGGCGCGACGCTGCTGGGGCTCGGCTGCGTGATCGAGAAGCAGTTCGAGGGGGGCCGCGAGAAGCTCGCGCACCTGGGCGTGCCGATCCACACGCTCGCGAACATCGTCCGCATGAACGAGCAGGAGGGCGTGATCGTCGAGTCGGGCCGCTGA
- a CDS encoding general stress protein, whose translation MSQPFSPQQQVIGNMLDRPDRVLVASFRQYLDAQRAVDYLSDEKFPVERSSIVGEGLKIVEQVTGRLDWTRALSLGMSQGAFTGIFIGLILNFLGFGGGRGFLSLMIDGLLLGIIFGAVWGLLSYAVSGGRRDFTSVGGMRADHYNVMVDPEVAEQARTLLARMPATPER comes from the coding sequence ATGAGTCAGCCCTTCTCGCCGCAGCAGCAGGTCATCGGTAACATGCTCGACCGCCCGGACCGGGTGCTCGTCGCGAGCTTCAGGCAGTACCTGGACGCGCAGCGGGCCGTGGATTACCTGTCGGACGAGAAGTTCCCGGTGGAGCGCAGCAGCATCGTCGGGGAGGGCCTGAAGATCGTGGAACAGGTCACGGGCCGCCTCGACTGGACGCGCGCCCTGAGTCTCGGCATGAGCCAGGGGGCCTTCACGGGCATCTTCATCGGCCTGATCCTGAACTTCCTGGGCTTCGGCGGCGGGCGAGGGTTCCTGTCCCTGATGATCGACGGCCTGCTGCTCGGCATCATTTTCGGGGCGGTGTGGGGCCTGCTGTCGTACGCGGTGAGCGGCGGGCGGCGCGACTTCACGAGCGTGGGCGGCATGCGCGCCGATCATTACAACGTGATGGTGGACCCCGAGGTGGCCGAGCAGGCCCGCACTCTGCTCGCCCGGATGCCCGCCACGCCGGAGCGCTGA